In Corylus avellana chromosome ca2, CavTom2PMs-1.0, the following proteins share a genomic window:
- the LOC132169284 gene encoding ankyrin repeat-containing protein NPR4-like translates to MSNIRQRASGITGQDHNDQEEFDSAKSNTSPAEDIIDERMAREKRFYYLDTTVPLYQAALKGDWKTAKALFEKYPDVFSRPITEGNDTALHIAVVAEREVFVKEEVKCMVPKEIALSNNVGNTALHFAAGSGIVSIAKEMVEKTKGLPLIRGADEKIPLYVAALNGRRKMVMYLYPRTSFEELEPIERIDILIATIMNDMNDIALDILKNYRSLATMENSYERIALQELARKPFAIGSRSPSEKCAIKGIIAQYLDPNENNMLHLIGRLAPSDQLNIISGAALQMRRELLWFKEIEKIVPLSYKKMKNIDQGGTAAYTPWELFIKEHKQLKEQGEKWMKDTANYCMLVATLIATVVFAAAFTVPGGNNQEIGTPIFLKSNWFMVFFISDAMALLSSSTSILIFLSILTSRYAEGDFLTSLPARLFFGLTTLFISIASMVVAFSATCFLVYYSEVAWVPIVIITSAGVPVTLFVGLHFQLWADIIRSTYWSRFLFRPHKHRLF, encoded by the exons ATGAGTAATATTCGTCAAAGGGCTTCTGGTATTACTGGACAAGATCATAACGATCAAGAAGAATTCGATTCCGCTAAATCAAATACATCACCAGCTGAGGATATTATAGATGAACGTATGGCGA GGGAAAAAAGATTTTACTACCTTGACACTACCGTTCCCCTCTATCAAGCTGCCCTAAAAGGAGATTGGAAAACTGCTAAGGCTCTATTTGAGAAATATCCAGATGTCTTTAGTCGTCCCATAACAGAAGGGAATGACACAGCTCTTCACATCGCAGTTGTAGCAGAACGGGAAGTTTTTGTAAAAGAAGAGGTCAAATGTATGGTTCCTAAAGAAATAGCATTATCAAATAACGTTGGAAACACGGCCCTTCACTTTGCTGCTGGATCAGGAATCGTGTCGATTGCCAAGGAGATGGTGGAAAAGACCAAGGGACTGCCATTAATCCGTGGTGCCGATGAAAAGATACCACTTTACGTGGCAGCTTTAAACGGACGTAGAAAGATGGTGATGTATCTATACCCTCGGACTTCTTTTGAAGAATTGGAACCTATCGAACGCATTGATATCCTTATTGCCACTATTATGAATGATATGAATG ATATAGCATTGGATATTCTGAAAAATTATCGAAGTTTAGCAACTATGGAGAATAGCTATGAGAGGATAGCATTGCAAGAGTTGGCTAGAAAACCTTTTGCAATTGGCAGCAGAAGTCCttctgaaaaat GCGCTATCAAGGGTATCATTGCACAATATCTTGACCCAAATGAGAACAACATGCTCCATTTAATTGGACGATTGGCTCCTTCCGATCAACTAAATATCATATCAGGAGCAGCTCTTCAAATGCGACGCGAGTTATTGTGGTTTAAG GAGATAGAAAAGATTGTACCGCTTTCAtacaagaagatgaagaatatAGATCAAGGCGGTACAGCTGCATATACACCTTGGGAATTATTCATCAAGGAACACAAACAGTTGAAAGAACAAGGTGAAAAGTGGATGAAAGACACAGCAAATTATTGCATGCTTGTGGCAACACTGATTGCCACAGTGGTCTTTGCTGCAGCATTTACTGTACCAGGTGGTAACAATCAAGAAATAGGAacaccaatttttttgaaaagtaattggTTTATGGTTTTCTTCATATCAGATGCAATGGCATTGCTCTCATCTTCGACTTCGATACTgatatttttgtcaattctcACTTCGCGTTATGCGGAAGGGGATTTCCTCACGTCATTGCCTGCAAGGTTGTTTTTTGGACTTACAACACTCTTCATCTCTATAGCAAGTATGGTAGTAGCTTTTAGTGCAACTTGCTTTTTGGTTTATTACAGCGAAGTGGCATGGGTTCCAATTGTTATAATAACTTCCGCTGGTGTCCCAGTTACTTTATTTGTTGGGCTACATTTTCAACTTTGGGCTGATATTATCCGCTCAACATACTGGTCTAGGTTCCTTTTTCGGCCACATAAACATAGGCTTTTTTAG